The following are encoded in a window of Mycobacterium vicinigordonae genomic DNA:
- a CDS encoding acetolactate synthase large subunit, producing MNGAQALIKTLVDGGVDVCFSNPGTSEMHFVAALDNVEQMRGVLTLFEGVATGAADGYARIAGRPAAVLLHLGPGLGNGLANLHNARRARVPVVVVVGDHATYHKKYDAPLESDIDAVAGTVSGWVRRTMTVAEVGADTAEAIATSISGSHVSTLILPADTSWSEGAQPVTPVAVTSPGPIPEVGAVAEVLRSGEPATILVGGDATRTAGLTAAARIAQATGARLLCETFPTRLERGAGVPAIERLGYFAEAAAAQLNGTKHLVLAGAKSPVSFFAYPDMPSDLVPAGCNVHILAEYSGAATALTALADEVAPGVTPPVAAASRPSLPSGTLTAASAADVIGALLPQRAIVVDESNTSGLPLPAATAGAPAHDWLTLTGGAIGYGIPTAVGAAVAAPDRPVLCLESDGSAMYTISGLWTQAREKLDVTTVIYNNGKYDILRLELQRVGAGSTPGPKALDLLDISRPTMDFVKIAEGMGVPARRVTTAEELADALRDAFAEPGPHLIDAVVPSLLG from the coding sequence AACGCTTTTCGAGGGAGTGGCGACCGGCGCCGCCGACGGCTATGCGCGCATTGCCGGCCGGCCCGCCGCGGTGTTGCTGCACCTGGGGCCCGGGCTGGGCAACGGGCTGGCCAACCTGCACAATGCGCGTCGCGCCCGGGTGCCGGTAGTAGTTGTGGTCGGCGACCACGCCACGTACCACAAGAAGTACGACGCCCCACTGGAATCCGACATCGACGCGGTCGCCGGCACGGTCTCGGGCTGGGTGCGCCGCACCATGACCGTCGCCGAAGTTGGAGCTGACACCGCCGAGGCGATCGCCACCAGCATATCGGGCTCGCATGTCTCGACGCTGATTCTGCCCGCGGACACTTCGTGGTCCGAAGGCGCGCAACCGGTTACGCCGGTGGCGGTGACCTCGCCCGGGCCGATTCCAGAGGTGGGTGCCGTGGCCGAGGTGCTGCGCAGCGGCGAACCCGCCACGATTCTGGTTGGGGGAGACGCCACCCGCACCGCCGGCTTGACCGCTGCCGCACGGATCGCCCAAGCAACCGGGGCTCGATTGCTGTGCGAAACGTTCCCGACTCGGCTGGAGCGGGGCGCAGGGGTGCCCGCGATCGAACGGCTGGGCTACTTCGCCGAGGCCGCTGCCGCCCAGTTGAACGGGACCAAGCATCTGGTGCTGGCCGGTGCCAAGTCCCCGGTGTCGTTCTTCGCCTACCCCGACATGCCCAGCGATCTCGTGCCAGCTGGCTGCAACGTCCACATTCTTGCCGAATATAGCGGTGCCGCAACAGCTTTGACCGCCTTGGCGGATGAGGTGGCACCCGGTGTTACACCGCCGGTAGCGGCCGCATCGCGTCCGTCGCTGCCGTCGGGAACGCTGACGGCGGCGTCGGCGGCCGACGTGATCGGCGCGCTGCTGCCGCAGCGGGCCATTGTGGTCGACGAATCCAACACCTCGGGTTTGCCGCTTCCGGCGGCCACCGCCGGCGCCCCGGCGCATGACTGGCTCACTCTGACCGGCGGGGCGATCGGCTACGGCATACCGACGGCCGTCGGCGCCGCCGTCGCCGCCCCCGATCGCCCGGTGCTGTGTCTGGAATCCGACGGCTCTGCGATGTACACGATTTCGGGTTTGTGGACCCAGGCGCGCGAGAAGCTCGACGTCACCACCGTGATCTACAACAACGGCAAGTACGACATCCTGCGGTTGGAGCTGCAGCGGGTCGGTGCCGGATCCACACCCGGCCCCAAGGCTCTCGACCTACTCGACATCTCGCGCCCCACAATGGATTTCGTAAAGATCGCGGAGGGCATGGGGGTTCCGGCGCGGCGGGTCACCACGGCTGAGGAGCTGGCCGATGCGTTGCGGGACGCGTTTGCCGAACCCGGACCGCACCTGATCGACGCGGTGGTGCCGTCACTGCTGGGGTAG